A genome region from Triticum aestivum cultivar Chinese Spring chromosome 2B, IWGSC CS RefSeq v2.1, whole genome shotgun sequence includes the following:
- the LOC123045779 gene encoding uncharacterized protein: MPLSVSAEPERACWSAVFCSLQACISEPIRFIHYGTLDVVRRLFFSRGVRERERARGTGTGEETANPADEQTGDKNSPAADDDYSEQLAEYGHNSDRYDGSNCGDYYDTDGDWSEIGGYEEYYRKDIPPSLKIGYDGDSINLSMAYSLSRDLVELLSVRPRFPFVGTFVAFNDRSHYYCNSENGPLHRNVDSQGNLILRAEGAALEDYVRIKVEIPEDDNRIDTANYVFYVDPYFCNNVIVHTMPTRYGRDIDVFFVPMYRAIQARLCVNLDLTSGSGCSYAYGEITAHHEFYGDFNVLLFQCGEDDMAEVVDGTLPLLRTWAAVPIYLEPLLIIKLNLSVFTNSDHVNDGHAISFQGDLTFYHDQYEKAICNADHGKVEVQIGYR, encoded by the exons ATGCCGCTGAGCGTTTCCGCCGAACCCGAAAGAGCATGTTGGAGTGCCGTCTTCTGCTCTCTGCAG GCCTGCATCTCTGAGCCCATTAGATTTATTCATTACGGGACTCTCGATGTTGTTCGACGGCTTTTTTTTAGTAGAGGTGTAAGGGAAAGGGAAAGGGCAAGGGGAACGGGAACGGGAGAAGAAACTGCCAATCCTGCTGATGAGCAAACGGGAGACAAAAACTCTCctgctgcagatgatgattacaGCGAGCAGCTTGCTGAATACGGCCACAATAGTGATCGCTACGATGGCAGTAACTGTGGCGACTACTATGACACAGATGGCGACTGGTCTGAGATCGGTGGATATGAAGAGTACTACAGAAAGGATATTCCACCGAGTCTCAAAATTGGCTATGACGGAGACAGCATTAATCTATCGATGGCTTACAGCTTATCTCGGGACTTGGTGGAGCTGTTATCTGTGCGTCCCCGATTTCCCTTCGTGGGCACCTTCGTTGCTTTCAACGATCGTTCCCATTACTACTGCAACTCGGAGAATGGACCACTTCATCGTAATGTTGATTCACAG GGTAATTTGATTCTCAGGGCAGAAGGGGCGGCGCTTGAGGACTATGTCCGCATTAAAGTTGAAATCCCAGAGGATGATAACCGGATTGACACTGCAAACTACGTCTTCTATGTGGACCCATACTTCTGTAACAATGTCATTGTCCACACAATGCCAACAAGATATGGCCGTGATATAGACGTGTTTTTCGTGCCGATGTATCGTGCTATACAGGCCAGATTGTGCGTCAACCTTGATCTCACATCTGGCAGTGGCTGTAGCTATGCATATGGCGAAATCACAGCGCACCATGAGTTCTACGGCGACTTCAATGTCCTGCTTTTCCAGTGTGGAGAAGATGATATGGCAGAGGTTGTCGATGGCACACTTCCATTGTTGCGGACTTGGGCAGCTGTTCCGATATACTTAGAGCCCCTCTTGATAATCAAGCTGAACCTTAGCGTTTTTACTAATTCTGACCATGTTAATGACGGTCATGCCATCTCCTTCCAAGGTGATCTTACCTTCTACCATGATCAGTATGAAAAGGCAATCTGCAATGCTGACCATGGTAAAGTTGAAGTGCAGATTGGGTACCGTTAA